The DNA sequence GACCAGCAACAACAGGAAGGTGAGGACGGCGCGTCCCGTGAGCACGCCGGCTTCACGGGTGTCCCGGGCCTTGGCGATCCCCGCGATCGTCAGCATCACGATCAGCGGCAGGATCGGCATCCGCAACGCGTTGATCCAGAGCGTACCCAACGGCTCCACGGCGTGCAGGGCTCCCTCGCTCGGCAAAACGATGCCGGCGCCGAGTCCGACGACGAAGGCGAGGAAGACCTGCAGCGCCGGGTTCATGCGGTCACGGGACCGAGACGACCGTCACCGTGAACACCAGGATCGATCCGCCGGGAATCGGTCCATAATCCGACCGGCCATAGCCGAGCGCGGACGGAATGATCAGCTGGCGCACGCCGCCGACCTTCATGCCGACAATCCCCTGATCCCATCCCGCGATCACCTGCCCCGCACCAAGGCGGAACGAGAACGGCGTCCCGCTCGTGTTGGCATCGAACTGCGTGCCATTGTTGAACGTGCCCGTGTACCGCATCGAGACGTTCTGGCCGGCAACCACATCGGCGCCGGTGCCGACGGTGATGTCGCGGATGTACATCCCGCTGGCGAGCTTGGTGGACGCGCCGAGATTGACACCGAGCGCAGGGGCGAAGGTCGTGGTTTCGATCACTTGGGCATCCCGAATCGGGGAGTCAGTGGAGGAACAGGCCGTCACGGCGGCGAGCAGCAGCGCCGGAAGCCGGAGGGTGCGCAACATCAGGGGAGACCTCGCGTGAGGAAGTGGGGACGACGCCGAAAAGTAGCTCCCTCACTCCATCCCGGGTGGATCGGTGATCAACTGCAGCCGGTGCGGATCGAACCCCTGCGCCAGTGTGGGCTTGACGATCTCGAAGTAGGGCGAGACATCGAAGTCCCGAGGCGTGAAGAGCGAGTGGTGCCGGATGTGGAGCGCCTCGCGGTAATCCGCCGCAGCCGCCGGGTCGCGGGGCGGCAACAGCCGCGCCGTCGGCAGCACCGGATAGCCGACACCGTGGAACGCCTCGGCGATCAGCGCGGAACAGATGGCGCGCGTCGGATCGCCGCTGCCAAGCGCCAGCAGGCGACGACGATAGCGGATCGGCACGGGGGGCGTGGGCCAGAGGAATCGCGCCAGATCGAGGATGTGCTTCACATCGTAGCGATGGCCCACGTGGGCGAGCGCAAAGTCCAGCACGCGACGAATCTCCTCGACGGTCAGCCCGACCGGTCGGCAGATGCGGGTGTGCAGGGCGGCATACTTCGCCAGGGGCACCAGGTGCACGCCATCCACCACATCTGCTTCGAGCAGGACCGACGGCTCCTGAGCGGTCGTGACCCCCTGCGCCGGGGCGGCCACGCAGAGGGCGGCGTGCGACCAGGTCGACTGTGTCGTGTACTTGATCGCGGCGGCAATGCGCGAGCTCCCCTCGACCAGCAGCACATCGCCCGGGCGGATCGTCAGGGCGAGCGCGCCGGGCGACGCCGTGGTGGCGTGCACGCGGTCGTGCCGTGGCGCGGTGAGGTAGCGCGCCAGCCGTTGCCCGATGCCGTCGAGGATGATCATCAGTAGCTGCCGCCGCCCCCAGCCCCGCTGCTCGACCCCGACCCGCCGAACGACGAACCGCCGCCGCCACCACCACCGCCGCCGCCCGACCCACTGCTCGAGGCAACGATGATCGGCAGGGTGACCAGCACCTCCCACGTCGCCTCGCACGCCTTGCAGCGGTACGCATCGCGCGCCCGACCCGTCGACAGTGTCGTCGCATGCTCCAGCACCGTCCGCTTCGCCTTGGCCGTCCGACGCTGACACTGCTTGCACGCGGTGTAACTGGTGAAGAGCGCCTTGTACGGCAGCACGAGGTGCTCGCCGCAATCGCATTCCCAGACGTCGTAGTCGACGCTCTTGATCCGCTCCTCCACGACCTGACCCTGCGCGAGGAAGGCGTCGTCATCCGATTCACCGAGGCGATGCATCCGACGACCGCATCGCGGGCAATTCCGCGGGCGTCGACGCCGCATCCCGATCGCCGCCACGATCCACGCCACCACCGCGGCGAGGCCGCCAGGGATGTACCACCACCGAAACCAGCCCACAGGTGGCATCGGCCCGACCACGCGCTGGGCGCTGCTCGTGTCGGCCAACCCCGCATCGTTCGTCAGCCGCGCGGCGATCGCCTCGATCCCCGCCGCGAGGGCACCGGCATAGTCGCGCGTCTTCAGCAGCGGAATGATCGCGTCGCGACAGATCGTCCCGCTCGCCGCATCGGTCACGATCCCCTCGGCGCCAGTGCCGGGCGCGATGTAACACTGGCCCCGCTTGTTCGGCGCCAGCTCCTTCGGCACGATCAGGATCAACACTCCGACGTCGCGCCGGACCGAGCCGATCGGCGCAACACTCCCGACCTTCCAGTCCCGGTAGATCGCGACGGCGATGTCGTTGGGGGTGTAGTCGCCGATGTCGGGGACGATGGCCACGGCGATGTCGCCGAACCCGCCCGCCTGCAAGGCGCGGATCCGCGCATCGAGCGCAGCATGGGCCGAATCGGTGAGCACGCGGCGCGGATCGGAAATGAACGACGCCGGCGTCGGCACCGGCGGAATGAACTGACGGAGTCCTTCGGCCGACTGCTGAGGCAGGACGAGCGACAGCGTCAACGCGAGGTGCAGCACGGCAGGAGCTCCGGGGCGGCAGGTGCTGAAAGCTAGTGGAAGAGAAACGAGTAACCAGTAACCAGTAACCAGTAACCCGTGACCAACATCGGCCACGGGCTACGGATCACTGGTCACTGGTCACTGGTCACCCGCGACCGTTCGCTGTTCGCCGTCTAGAACGTGATCCCCGCGGTGAACATGATGAACGCCGTCGTCCCGCCATCGATCTTCGCCGTGAGATACCGCGCCTCCAGGTACAGCTTCTTGATGCCGACCCCCGCGCCGCCGCCGAAGCCGAAGCCGCCGGCCGAGTCGTCGAAGCTGCTGTTGATGCCGGACTTGTAGGAGTGGACGAGATAGCCCGCCGAGCCGATCACGTACGGTACCGCACTCGCCTCGGCCGTCAGGTTGTAGGTGACCGAGCCGAAGCCGCCAAAGAGGTTGGTCTTGTCGTCACCCGCACCATCGTGCTTGTTCGAGCCGTACAGCCCCTCGGCCCAGATCGACATCCGCTTGTCGGCGGACTGGTACGGACGGAATCCGGCGTTCACAACCCAGCCACTCTTGGCGTAGTCGCCATACTCACCCGAAGGCATGCTCAGGCCGGCGCCGACGAAGCCCTGGGCAGAAAGCGGCGCGGTGGCGAGAGCGAAGCCGGTCAGGAGCAAGGCAGCTGAGAAAACACTTCGACGCATGGTACCTCCAGTGGAACGGAGGAAATGGGGACGGGACTGTCCCCGGGCGGGCAGGGGGGGCGGGGGCGGGGCCGGGGCCCGGGGCGCGGGGGGGGGGGGGGGGGGGGGGGGGTCAATTGGGGCGGGGTCCCGGGTGCGCCAGAGGGCGGCCCAGCCCTTATCTTTGCCCCGTCGCCAGGGGCATCCCGCGCCACGTCCGGCACGGGATTGAGAGGCACCCTTTGAACCTGACCCGGCTCATACCGGCGGAGGAAGGCGACCCCGCACGAGGTCCACCCCGATGGCCACTGCCCTGATCCCAGGCTCGTCGTTCGCCGACGCCTTCCCCTGCTCCGAAAAGGTCCATCTCCTCGGTCCCGACGGCGTGCGCGTCCCGGTCCGCGAGATCACCCTCGCCGACTCCCCCGACGGCACCCCGAATCCGCCGCTTCGGGTCTACGACACCTCGGGGCCCCAGGGCGTCGATGTCCGCCAGGGATTGCCGCCGATCCGCGACTCGTGGATCCGCGCCCGCACCGTCGAGCTCCGCCCCGAGCGCGATCAGGCCCTCGGCGTCGCGATGCCGGAGGGACTCCGCCGCACCGTCGTCCGCGGCACCGGGCCGGTGACCCAGCTGCACTACGCGCGGAAGGGGGAGATCACCCCCGAGATGGAGTTCGTCGCCCTCCGCGAAGGCCTGCCGGCGGAGTTCGTGCGCAGCGAGGTCGCCCGCGGCCGCGCCATCATCCCGGCCAACATCAATCACCCCGAAGTCGAGCCGATGATCATCGGCCGCGGCTTCCACGTGAAGATCAACGCCAACATCGGCAACTCCGCCGTCGTCTCCTCCATCGAGGAAGAGGTCGAGAAGCTCCGCTGGTCGACGCTGTGGGGCGCCGACACGGTGATGGACCTCTCGACCGGCAAGGACATCCACGAGACGCGGCAGTGGATTCTCCGCAATTCGCCGGTCCCGATCGGGACGGTGCCGATCTATCAGGCGCTCGAGAAGGTCGGCGGCATTGCCGAGGACCTCACCTGGGAGGTCTACCGCGACACCTTGATCGAGCAGGCCGAGCAGGGCGTCGACTACTTCACCGTGCACGCCGGTGTGCTGCTCCGCTACATCCCGATGACCGCCAACCGCATGACCGGCATCGTCTCGCGCGGTGGCAGCATCATCGCGAAGTGGTGCCTGGCGCACCATCAGGAGTCGTTCCTCTACACCCGCTTCCGCGAGATCTGCGAGATCATGCAGGCGTACGACGTCTCGTTCTCGCTGGGTGACGGCCTCCGCCCCGGCTCGATCGCCGACGCCAACGACGAGGCGCAGTTCGCCGAGCTGAAGACGCAGGGCGAGCTGACCAAGATCGCGTGGGAGTACGACGTGCAGGTGATGAACGAGGGGCCCGGCCATGTGCCGATGCACCTCATCAAGGAAAACATGGAGAAGCAGCTCGAGTGGTGCGGCGAGGCGCCGTTCTACACGCTCGGGCCGCTCACCACCGATATCGCGCCGGGCTACGACCACATCACCAGCGCCATCGGCGCCGCGATGATCGGCTGGTACGGCACCGCGATGCTCTGCTACGTGACGCCGAAGGAGCACCTCGGCCTCCCGAACCGCGACGACGTGAAGACCGGCGTGATCACCTACAAGATCGCGGCGCACGCGGCCGACCTCGCCAAGGGCCATCCCAGCGCGCAGCGCCGCGACGATGCCCTCAGCAAGGCGCGCTTCGAATTCCGCTGGCGCGACCAGTTCCACCTCGCCCTCGACCCGCAGACCGCGCTCGCCTATCACGACGAGACGCTGCCGGCCGAAGGCGCCAAGGTGGCCCACTTCTGCTCGATGTGCGGCCCGAAGTTCTGCTCGATGCGGATCTCGCAGGACATCCGCGACGCCGCCAAGGCCGGCATGGCCGAGAAGTCGGCGGAGTTCCGGGCCAAGGGAAGCGAGATTTACCTGTGACCTGTAACCGGTGACCTGTGACTGGTGTCACTGGTCACGGGTCACGGGTCACTCGCGGTTACGGCCTCCCCTTGAACATCTCGTACAGCTGCGTGTGCTTGGTGTCCAACGGCACCATCCGCCCGTCGATGAAGAGATACTTCGTCTCGGTGCGCGCCTCGAGCATGTCGCCCGTGGTGACCACGACGTTGGCGATCTTGCCGACCTCGAGCGACCCCAGCTTGTCGCCCACACCATAGATCTCGGCCGGCCAGAGGGTGACGCTCTTGAGCGCATCCTCATGGCTGAGGCCGAAGGCGGCCGCGACACCCGCCACGTAGGGGAGGTCGCGCGTGTCGGGCGTCTCTTCGCCGGAGGTGATCGCGAAGCGCACCCCCGCCGCCACGAGCTTGGCGGGCAGCGTGTAGTTGACGTCGTACGGATCGTCCTCGCGACCCGGCAGGGCGCGCACCCCGGTCAGCAGCACCGGGACGTTCTTCTCCTTGAGCAGCGCCGACACCTGCAGCGCATCGCGGCCGCCGAGGATGATCGGCCGGATCTTCTGCGAGTCGGCGAAGGCGATGATGTCGCGGATGTTCGCGGCGCTGGTGCCGGCGATCAGCACCGGCATCGTGCCGTTCACCACCGGCCCCAGGGCCTCGAGCGTCAGGTCGTGGGTCGGCCGCGGGAGCGCCTTGTCGGCGTTCGCTGCGGCAATCGCCTTGCCGTAGGCGCGCGCGTCGTCGAGCAACTGCTTGAGCGAGTCGCGCTGCGCCGTCGCCGCGCCGCCACCACCGCCGCCGCCACCGAATCCACCGCCCCCGCCGCCGCCCCGCCCGCCGCCACCACCGGGCAGCGTGAGCACCATCGCCGCCTGCGGCACCACCGCCATCGACGGCGGGGTGTCACCGGCCAGATTCATCAGCGCCGCGGCACCGGCGATCACGCCGCCGCTCGGCCGCGACAGGATGTGCGTGATCCCCACCACGCGCGTCACGCCGATGACGGCACTGTGCGGGTTGAAGCCGTTGATCGCCCGCGCCTGCGGGTTGAACGACCCGACCTCGCTGGCATCCATCGTGGCATTGGCGCCCTGCGGAATCTCCGAGAGGCCGATCTCGTTGGCGGCGTCCATCATTCCCGGATAGACCGAGAGGCCGGTGCCGTCGATGATCTGCGCGCCGGCGGGAATCACCGCGTTGGCGCCGACCGCCGTGATCTTGCCGCCGCTGATCACCAGCGTGCCGTTCGCGATCTCGGGACCGCTGACCGGGACGATCCGCGCATTGCGAATGGCGAACGTTCCCTGCGGGCCGGGACGCGGATTGAAGGAGCCCAGCTGGGCCGTGAGCGGCGAGGCCGCGAGCAGCGCGACGACCGCGCTCGTCGTGGCAGAACGGATGAGGCCGCGCATCAGCGGTTCTCCTTCGAGGGCATGGCGGGGGGAGTCCCGGCACCACCGCGGCCACCGGCGCCGCCGCGGCCGCTCGGGGCCTGATTGGGTTCGGCCTTCTCGAGTTCGGTGCGCTCGGCAAGGCGCGCCGCGCGCTGCTCGGCGTCCATCGCCTTCGAGAAGAAGAGCTCACCGTCGATGAAGGTGTAGTCCGGCGAGGCATAGACGCTCAGCGGGTGCGCATTCCACAGCACCACGTCGGCTTCCTTCCCCACCTCGATCGAGCCGACCCGGTTCTCGAGGCCGAGCTGCACCGCGCCGTTGTAGGTGATGATGCGCAGCGCCTCGTCCTCGGTCAGCGCGCCGTAGCGCACCATCTTCGCGGCGTCGATGTTCAGGCGGCGTGCCCGGCCGTCGTCGTCGGAATTGATCGTCGTCAGCACGCCATGGCGCACCAGGATCGCGACGTTGTAGGGAATCGCATCGTACGCCTCGATCTTGTAGCCCCAGCTGTCGGCGAACGTCGAGAGCCCGGCGCCGTGCTTGGCAATCTCCGAGGCGATCTTGTAGCCCTCGAGGCCGTGCTGCAGCGTCTTGATCTTGAAGCCGAAGTCATCGGCGAGGTTGAGCAGCATCAGCATCTCGTCGGCGCGATACGAGTGCGCGTGGACCCACCGCTTCCCCTCGAGCACCTCGACCAGCGGCTCGAGCTCCAGGTCGCGGCGCGGCGCGATCAGCCCCGCCTCCTTCTTCGCGAGCCGCGCCCGATAGTCTGCCCACGCCGCCTGGTAGTCCCGCGCCCGGGTGAAGGCGTCGCGCAGGATCACTTCCTGGCCCATGCGCGTCGTCGGATAGCGGCGCGGGGCCGCGGGCTGCCCCTGCACGATCACCGTCTGGCTGTTCTTCCGGGTCACGTTCTCGCCGAGGGCGAACTTGATCCCCGGCATCGCGCCCGGCACGAGCATCTCCTGCGCCGTGCGCCCCCACTTGAGCTTCACGACGGCGTTCTGCCCGCCGATGGTGTTCGCCGAGCCGTGGAGGATGTTGAGCATCGTGGTGCCGCCGGCGAGCGCGCGGTAGATGTTCGGCGCCGTCGGGTTGAGCGCGTCGTGCATCCGCACCATCGACGTCACCGAGAGCGAGCCCTCGTTCGTCGCGTCGCTCATCATGTGCGAATGCGGATCGATGATCCCCGGCATCAGGAACTTCCCCGTGCCGTCGATCGTCGTCGCGCCGGCTGGTGCCGTCAGGTTCTTCCCGATCTGCGCGATCTTGCCGTTCTGCAGCAGCACGTCGGTGCCGGCGAGCGTCCCCTTGGTCACCGTGAGGACGGTGGCGTTGCGGATCAGCGTCGCGGGGGCCGCGGCGCGCGGCGCCTGGCCCGACAGCGCGGGCGCGGCCACCAGCAACGCCAGCGCCACGGCGGACTTCATCATGGGTGCCTCGAAAGTGGTGGTCATCTCAGCGCTCCTGGCTGCCGGTGAAGCGCGACGTGCCATGGCCCTGGACCGCGACCTCGCCGACGAGGGCATCGCCCCGCCGCGTGCCGCGGAACTGCGCCCGCTCCAGTCCGTCGTGATGCATCAGCCAGGCGGCGAAGCGGAAGGTGCCGTCCGCCGCGATGCTGCCTTCCTCGAGCACGGCCGACCCGAACGTCCCCTCGAGCACGCCACCGAGCGACGCCCCGTCCTGCGTCAACGTGAAGGTGACCTCACGCTCGGCGCCGTCGAAGGCGATCCGCGCGGTCCACTGGCCTTCCAGCGTGCCCGGCCGCGCACCACGTCCACCACCCGCCCCCGCTCCCGCCGTCGGCGCCGTCACCGGAATCGCGATCGGCTGGCCATCGATGAAGAGCTGCTGCACCGTGCTGCCCAGGGCGAAGAGATCGCCCTTGGTGATCGTCAGGTTGGCGATCCGACCCGCTTCGAGCGCACCCATCCGATCGGCGATGCCGAAGAGCTGCGCCGGCGTCGTCGTCATCGCCTTGAGCGCCTGCTCCGTGGTCAAGCCACCCCCGACGGCGCGGCGGACATTCGCGAGGAACTCGGGGAAGGCCCCGCCCGAGGTGAAGGCGTAGGTCACGCCGGCCGCCTCCAGCACGGCCGGGCCCTTCGGCGCCTCGACGCGCTCGCGCAGCACGCGCAGCGGATCGGGGTCGGCGTCCGCGGCCGGCGTCGTCGTGCGGCGCGGGAAGTTGACCGTCAGCAGCACCGGGACGTTCTCCGCCTTGAGCCGTCCCGCCACCTTCCACGCCTCGGTCCCGCCCGCGATGATCACGCGCAGGTTGAACTCCTTCGCGAGGTCGAGCGCACGCTCGATTTCGCGCTGCGTGTTGGCGAGCATCACCATCGGGATCTGCCGCGCGAGCACCGGCTGCAGCGCCACCATCGAGGGATCGTAGGCCGGCCGCACCATTCCCTTCGGACTCCGCGCATACGCGGCCGTCACCTCGCGATAGCGCTGCGCGTCGAGCAGCTCCTGTCGGATCGCCGCGAAGACGCCGAACAACGATCCCGGGAAGCCGCCCCCACCGCCGCCGCGCGAGAAGGCGAGCTGCTGCGTCATCCCGCTCTTCACCACCATCGCCGAGACGTCGGTGCCGTCGAGGTTGATCACCGCCGACTGCCCGCGGAAGACGCCGCCACCGATCGAGGTGAACGCCGTGGTGAAGCCTGCCGCGCGCGCCGCGGTGAACGACGCGGCGTCCGGCCCGAGTTCGTTGACCACCGCGAGTTCCGGCTGCAACCCCACCGCCTGGGTCGAATTCGGCGCCCGTGGCGCCGCGGCACCACCACCGCCACGCCCGCCGCCACCTCCCGGCGGGGCGGCAGCACCGGCCGCGGCCGGCGTCGCCGACGGCAGACCGAGCGTGCCGAAGCCATCAATCAGGCCAGGGTAGACCGTCAGGCCCGTGCCATCAATCACGCGGGCATCGGCGGGAACGGCGACCGTGGCGCCGACCGCGACGATCAAACCGCCGCGGATGACCACCGTGCCCTGGTCGATCGCCGGCGACGAGACCGGGACCAATCGGGCATTGGTGATGGCGTAGGCCGCCGGGGCGTTGCGCTGGGCGGAGAGCGGCGATGCGATCGTGGCGACGCACGTCACCACCCCCGCGACGCGGAGCAGCGAAACCATAGAATTGATTCTCCGAGGGGAGGACGACACGGGACCGATCGACGATCCGTGACGGGTGGAACACCATGCGTTGAGCCGGCGCGATA is a window from the Gemmatimonadota bacterium genome containing:
- a CDS encoding FKBP-type peptidyl-prolyl cis-trans isomerase, giving the protein MLRTLRLPALLLAAVTACSSTDSPIRDAQVIETTTFAPALGVNLGASTKLASGMYIRDITVGTGADVVAGQNVSMRYTGTFNNGTQFDANTSGTPFSFRLGAGQVIAGWDQGIVGMKVGGVRQLIIPSALGYGRSDYGPIPGGSILVFTVTVVSVP
- a CDS encoding lipo-like protein, which encodes MIILDGIGQRLARYLTAPRHDRVHATTASPGALALTIRPGDVLLVEGSSRIAAAIKYTTQSTWSHAALCVAAPAQGVTTAQEPSVLLEADVVDGVHLVPLAKYAALHTRICRPVGLTVEEIRRVLDFALAHVGHRYDVKHILDLARFLWPTPPVPIRYRRRLLALGSGDPTRAICSALIAEAFHGVGYPVLPTARLLPPRDPAAAADYREALHIRHHSLFTPRDFDVSPYFEIVKPTLAQGFDPHRLQLITDPPGME
- a CDS encoding TPM domain-containing protein, with translation MLHLALTLSLVLPQQSAEGLRQFIPPVPTPASFISDPRRVLTDSAHAALDARIRALQAGGFGDIAVAIVPDIGDYTPNDIAVAIYRDWKVGSVAPIGSVRRDVGVLILIVPKELAPNKRGQCYIAPGTGAEGIVTDAASGTICRDAIIPLLKTRDYAGALAAGIEAIAARLTNDAGLADTSSAQRVVGPMPPVGWFRWWYIPGGLAAVVAWIVAAIGMRRRRPRNCPRCGRRMHRLGESDDDAFLAQGQVVEERIKSVDYDVWECDCGEHLVLPYKALFTSYTACKQCQRRTAKAKRTVLEHATTLSTGRARDAYRCKACEATWEVLVTLPIIVASSSGSGGGGGGGGGGSSFGGSGSSSGAGGGGSY
- a CDS encoding outer membrane beta-barrel protein gives rise to the protein MRRSVFSAALLLTGFALATAPLSAQGFVGAGLSMPSGEYGDYAKSGWVVNAGFRPYQSADKRMSIWAEGLYGSNKHDGAGDDKTNLFGGFGSVTYNLTAEASAVPYVIGSAGYLVHSYKSGINSSFDDSAGGFGFGGGAGVGIKKLYLEARYLTAKIDGGTTAFIMFTAGITF
- the thiC gene encoding phosphomethylpyrimidine synthase ThiC, with amino-acid sequence MATALIPGSSFADAFPCSEKVHLLGPDGVRVPVREITLADSPDGTPNPPLRVYDTSGPQGVDVRQGLPPIRDSWIRARTVELRPERDQALGVAMPEGLRRTVVRGTGPVTQLHYARKGEITPEMEFVALREGLPAEFVRSEVARGRAIIPANINHPEVEPMIIGRGFHVKINANIGNSAVVSSIEEEVEKLRWSTLWGADTVMDLSTGKDIHETRQWILRNSPVPIGTVPIYQALEKVGGIAEDLTWEVYRDTLIEQAEQGVDYFTVHAGVLLRYIPMTANRMTGIVSRGGSIIAKWCLAHHQESFLYTRFREICEIMQAYDVSFSLGDGLRPGSIADANDEAQFAELKTQGELTKIAWEYDVQVMNEGPGHVPMHLIKENMEKQLEWCGEAPFYTLGPLTTDIAPGYDHITSAIGAAMIGWYGTAMLCYVTPKEHLGLPNRDDVKTGVITYKIAAHAADLAKGHPSAQRRDDALSKARFEFRWRDQFHLALDPQTALAYHDETLPAEGAKVAHFCSMCGPKFCSMRISQDIRDAAKAGMAEKSAEFRAKGSEIYL
- a CDS encoding amidohydrolase family protein — protein: MRGLIRSATTSAVVALLAASPLTAQLGSFNPRPGPQGTFAIRNARIVPVSGPEIANGTLVISGGKITAVGANAVIPAGAQIIDGTGLSVYPGMMDAANEIGLSEIPQGANATMDASEVGSFNPQARAINGFNPHSAVIGVTRVVGITHILSRPSGGVIAGAAALMNLAGDTPPSMAVVPQAAMVLTLPGGGGGRGGGGGGGFGGGGGGGGAATAQRDSLKQLLDDARAYGKAIAAANADKALPRPTHDLTLEALGPVVNGTMPVLIAGTSAANIRDIIAFADSQKIRPIILGGRDALQVSALLKEKNVPVLLTGVRALPGREDDPYDVNYTLPAKLVAAGVRFAITSGEETPDTRDLPYVAGVAAAFGLSHEDALKSVTLWPAEIYGVGDKLGSLEVGKIANVVVTTGDMLEARTETKYLFIDGRMVPLDTKHTQLYEMFKGRP
- a CDS encoding amidohydrolase family protein, whose translation is MTTTFEAPMMKSAVALALLVAAPALSGQAPRAAAPATLIRNATVLTVTKGTLAGTDVLLQNGKIAQIGKNLTAPAGATTIDGTGKFLMPGIIDPHSHMMSDATNEGSLSVTSMVRMHDALNPTAPNIYRALAGGTTMLNILHGSANTIGGQNAVVKLKWGRTAQEMLVPGAMPGIKFALGENVTRKNSQTVIVQGQPAAPRRYPTTRMGQEVILRDAFTRARDYQAAWADYRARLAKKEAGLIAPRRDLELEPLVEVLEGKRWVHAHSYRADEMLMLLNLADDFGFKIKTLQHGLEGYKIASEIAKHGAGLSTFADSWGYKIEAYDAIPYNVAILVRHGVLTTINSDDDGRARRLNIDAAKMVRYGALTEDEALRIITYNGAVQLGLENRVGSIEVGKEADVVLWNAHPLSVYASPDYTFIDGELFFSKAMDAEQRAARLAERTELEKAEPNQAPSGRGGAGGRGGAGTPPAMPSKENR
- a CDS encoding amidohydrolase family protein; translated protein: MVSLLRVAGVVTCVATIASPLSAQRNAPAAYAITNARLVPVSSPAIDQGTVVIRGGLIVAVGATVAVPADARVIDGTGLTVYPGLIDGFGTLGLPSATPAAAGAAAPPGGGGGRGGGGAAAPRAPNSTQAVGLQPELAVVNELGPDAASFTAARAAGFTTAFTSIGGGVFRGQSAVINLDGTDVSAMVVKSGMTQQLAFSRGGGGGGFPGSLFGVFAAIRQELLDAQRYREVTAAYARSPKGMVRPAYDPSMVALQPVLARQIPMVMLANTQREIERALDLAKEFNLRVIIAGGTEAWKVAGRLKAENVPVLLTVNFPRRTTTPAADADPDPLRVLRERVEAPKGPAVLEAAGVTYAFTSGGAFPEFLANVRRAVGGGLTTEQALKAMTTTPAQLFGIADRMGALEAGRIANLTITKGDLFALGSTVQQLFIDGQPIAIPVTAPTAGAGAGGGRGARPGTLEGQWTARIAFDGAEREVTFTLTQDGASLGGVLEGTFGSAVLEEGSIAADGTFRFAAWLMHHDGLERAQFRGTRRGDALVGEVAVQGHGTSRFTGSQER